In a single window of the Coprothermobacter proteolyticus DSM 5265 genome:
- a CDS encoding PTS system mannose/fructose/sorbose family transporter subunit IID gives MEGYSVGIALLLALYGYFAILAHLGPAWQFADPIVAGLFTGLIVGDVPLGLAIGGTLELMSLGLWTYGGATIPDYMTGAIVGTAVAALSNEPLSVAITQGIAVAVPVSLLMTQLDILGRTITTVFIHGADHYAETHNERGIVWMHWLGQLPWGLSRAIPLFFAIWLGAGPIQNLVSVIPAWLTNGFTAMGHLLPALGFGILLTYLPLPKYWGFFVLGFVLFAYLKMPLIGIMLAVLAVVAIYNYLSSRIERVESVQAEEMGEEELVTGPQPLEETNVTRRDLVTAMLRHNFTLQLSWNYERMQALGFAYSIMPILKKVYPSEDEYFEAIKRHLNFYNTNPFIGSPTIFGAACALEEQKQPEVADSIKVALMGPLAGIGDTIAAILMKPIFAVFAASMALSGNWFGAVLMLILGFIYFYVMFPGFWLGYNQGINLVKTAGSRALTTITDLASMFALGVMGGFIPSILASVKTPLKFARTVVVEGKTVEQVVEIQTFLDQLLPYLLPLTFVFLVYWLLRSRKWSILQILFLLVVIGIVCGALGILA, from the coding sequence ATGGAAGGTTACAGTGTAGGAATTGCATTACTATTAGCACTTTATGGTTACTTTGCCATTCTTGCTCATCTAGGACCTGCATGGCAGTTCGCTGACCCCATTGTTGCCGGTTTGTTCACTGGACTCATTGTTGGAGACGTTCCTCTTGGCTTAGCCATCGGAGGTACTCTGGAACTCATGTCTTTGGGCTTGTGGACGTACGGCGGTGCCACTATTCCCGACTACATGACTGGTGCTATCGTAGGTACAGCTGTAGCTGCATTATCTAATGAGCCCCTTTCAGTTGCCATCACTCAAGGAATCGCTGTCGCTGTACCTGTCTCATTACTCATGACTCAACTTGACATCTTAGGTAGAACCATTACTACAGTATTTATTCACGGTGCTGACCATTATGCAGAAACTCACAATGAAAGAGGTATTGTTTGGATGCACTGGCTAGGTCAGTTGCCTTGGGGATTAAGCCGAGCCATACCGCTGTTCTTTGCTATCTGGCTTGGAGCAGGACCCATTCAAAACTTGGTTTCTGTCATTCCTGCTTGGTTGACCAACGGCTTTACCGCCATGGGACACCTATTGCCAGCTCTAGGTTTTGGCATACTGCTTACATACCTGCCACTGCCTAAGTACTGGGGATTCTTCGTTCTTGGTTTTGTCCTATTCGCTTATCTAAAGATGCCACTTATTGGCATCATGCTTGCCGTACTCGCTGTGGTAGCTATTTACAACTACTTGTCTTCTCGCATTGAGCGAGTAGAAAGCGTACAAGCCGAAGAAATGGGTGAAGAAGAACTTGTTACAGGGCCTCAACCCCTGGAAGAAACTAATGTGACACGACGTGATCTGGTAACAGCTATGCTACGGCATAATTTCACTCTTCAGCTGTCTTGGAACTACGAAAGAATGCAAGCACTCGGCTTCGCTTATTCCATAATGCCAATACTCAAGAAAGTTTATCCCAGCGAAGATGAATACTTCGAAGCCATCAAAAGGCACCTTAATTTCTACAACACCAATCCATTTATTGGTTCTCCAACAATTTTTGGGGCCGCTTGTGCTTTGGAAGAACAGAAACAGCCAGAAGTGGCAGACAGCATCAAAGTAGCATTAATGGGACCTTTGGCTGGTATAGGAGACACTATTGCGGCCATTCTTATGAAGCCTATCTTCGCGGTGTTTGCTGCCAGCATGGCCTTAAGTGGAAATTGGTTTGGAGCTGTTCTCATGCTGATCTTAGGATTCATCTATTTCTACGTAATGTTCCCCGGTTTTTGGCTAGGATACAACCAGGGCATAAACTTAGTGAAGACTGCAGGCAGCAGAGCACTCACTACCATTACAGACCTTGCAAGCATGTTCGCTTTGGGAGTCATGGGTGGCTTTATTCCATCCATCTTAGCTTCGGTGAAGACGCCACTTAAATTTGCTAGAACCGTGGTCGTTGAAGGCAAAACCGTTGAGCAAGTAGTAGAGATACAGACATTCCTCGACCAGCTACTGCCCTATTTACTGCCACTGACCTTTGTCTTCTTGGTTTATTGGCTGCTACGTTCCAGAAAATGGAGCATTCTGCAGATACTGTTCCTGTTAGTAGTTATTGGTATTGTGTGCGGTGCTCTTGGAATCTTAGCTTAA
- a CDS encoding PTS sugar transporter subunit IIA — translation MVGMLIVTHGRLGEGLLDAMQMIAGPQEKVDFVSLKEGDSIDELKERILSAVKMLDDGSGVLVFVDMFGASPSNAAAYLLNENVEVITGVNLPMLLEIVSFRESSSLQELSANAMTAGVESIKNLTQLLRASLENS, via the coding sequence ATGGTAGGAATGTTAATTGTGACCCATGGCAGACTCGGAGAAGGATTATTGGATGCTATGCAGATGATAGCTGGACCCCAAGAAAAGGTGGATTTTGTATCTTTAAAGGAAGGCGACAGCATCGATGAACTCAAAGAAAGAATCTTAAGTGCTGTTAAGATGCTTGACGACGGTAGCGGCGTACTGGTTTTTGTAGATATGTTTGGTGCCTCCCCCAGTAACGCTGCAGCTTATCTACTAAACGAAAATGTGGAAGTAATTACGGGTGTTAATTTGCCCATGCTACTGGAGATAGTAAGCTTTAGAGAAAGTAGCTCTCTTCAAGAGCTTTCAGCTAACGCTATGACTGCGGGCGTTGAATCCATAAAAAATCTCACCCAACTGCTCAGAGCTTCACTTGAAAACAGCTAA
- a CDS encoding PTS system mannose/fructose/N-acetylgalactosamine-transporter subunit IIB, whose amino-acid sequence MKLHLHIDNRLIHGQVTVTWCSFYGANMIIVVNDKVAVDPIQKIMLPQAARGLPTKVLGVKEAIDYLKTLENQPGAALVIAKTPEDALGLLDGGLKFESVNVGNQAPVPGTKPVMVFPWIAVTSEDAQTYQKITAYGYRITPKRTPADRDIDLVEELKKKKLLV is encoded by the coding sequence GTGAAACTACATCTTCACATTGACAACAGACTCATACACGGTCAGGTAACAGTTACGTGGTGTTCTTTCTACGGGGCGAATATGATCATAGTAGTAAACGACAAAGTTGCCGTTGACCCCATACAAAAGATTATGCTGCCTCAAGCTGCCAGGGGTCTTCCTACCAAAGTGTTGGGAGTGAAAGAAGCTATAGATTATTTGAAGACACTAGAAAATCAACCTGGTGCAGCGCTAGTCATTGCCAAAACACCTGAGGATGCCTTAGGACTGCTAGACGGCGGGCTGAAGTTTGAATCGGTGAACGTGGGAAATCAGGCGCCTGTTCCAGGCACAAAGCCTGTGATGGTATTCCCGTGGATAGCAGTAACGTCAGAAGATGCTCAAACATACCAAAAGATTACAGCCTACGGCTATCGCATCACTCCAAAAAGGACACCTGCAGACAGAGATATCGATCTAGTGGAAGAGTTAAAAAAGAAGAAGCTGCTGGTCTAG
- a CDS encoding SIS domain-containing protein, producing MKYFQVIKDLIPLLEREEEHMKQAGHLMAQSIMNGGIIQAFGSGHSYAASIEIAGRAGGLLPAKAVMEETFGRYETIEGVGTKFIESWDLREKDCVVIISNSGRNPFIIEMASFVKSKNVPLIAVTALEVSKNSTSRHSSGKRLFELADVVLDNHSIPGDAAVEIEGLYTKVGGTSSIAADLLLNQTVVFAIEEMLANNFEPPVLMSANIDGGPEFNDKLKEKYRDLYGYRIWINK from the coding sequence ATGAAATACTTTCAAGTGATTAAAGATTTGATTCCCTTATTGGAAAGAGAAGAGGAACACATGAAACAAGCTGGCCACTTGATGGCGCAGAGCATCATGAATGGTGGCATTATACAGGCTTTTGGCAGTGGCCATTCCTATGCTGCTTCCATAGAAATTGCTGGCAGAGCTGGTGGCTTGCTGCCAGCGAAAGCTGTCATGGAAGAAACCTTCGGGCGTTACGAAACCATTGAAGGTGTAGGAACAAAGTTCATAGAAAGTTGGGATCTAAGAGAAAAGGACTGTGTAGTGATCATATCAAACTCGGGAAGAAATCCCTTCATTATAGAAATGGCATCCTTTGTGAAATCCAAGAATGTACCTTTAATCGCTGTGACTGCCTTAGAAGTGAGTAAAAACAGCACATCCAGGCACTCTAGTGGGAAAAGACTATTCGAACTTGCAGACGTGGTGCTAGATAACCATAGCATACCTGGAGACGCTGCAGTGGAAATAGAAGGACTCTACACAAAAGTGGGTGGTACATCCTCCATTGCTGCAGATTTACTTCTGAACCAAACAGTAGTTTTCGCCATCGAGGAAATGCTTGCAAATAACTTTGAGCCACCAGTACTCATGAGTGCAAACATTGACGGTGGCCCGGAGTTCAACGATAAATTAAAAGAAAAATACAGAGACCTATACGGGTACCGCATCTGGATCAACAAGTAA
- the nagA gene encoding N-acetylglucosamine-6-phosphate deacetylase: MTIEIKSNHYVIKTDHFYAPEPIDGTVYIEVNNSRVEQVSFEPPESGVELVDLTDYVVGPGFVDVHIHGFAGHDTMEGTLEAIGSMAEKLASTGTTAFLPTTTGAPVETLKPIMQLSNSFAQVKGAKPLALHLEGPFISKKVPGAMDPNLFRQANRDDIMELLSEGKALMVTMAPEIEGHLDMIELFAGYGVSVSLGHTSTDYETAAKAYAKGATSITHYFNAMSPFQHRQPGLIGAGLLYPFYLQFIADGVHTHIATMKIMCKYVKDRLVLITDATMAAGLGKPGKYTLGNRTIIVDETSARLENGTLAGSVLTMDKGFRNLINIGGLSLPEAFTCASLLPAKSIGLKDRGTIKKGSMADMVILNKETLQVEATIGEGNLIYARAD, from the coding sequence ATGACCATTGAAATTAAAAGTAATCACTATGTGATAAAGACAGACCACTTTTACGCACCAGAGCCCATTGACGGCACTGTCTACATTGAAGTGAACAATTCACGCGTCGAGCAAGTTTCATTTGAACCACCCGAAAGCGGGGTTGAACTGGTAGATTTAACCGACTACGTAGTAGGGCCTGGTTTTGTCGATGTTCACATTCATGGATTCGCAGGCCATGACACCATGGAAGGCACATTGGAGGCCATAGGCAGCATGGCAGAAAAGCTTGCCTCTACAGGTACCACAGCATTTCTTCCTACTACCACAGGTGCACCTGTTGAAACACTAAAGCCCATAATGCAGCTTTCTAATAGCTTTGCCCAGGTAAAAGGGGCGAAACCACTTGCACTTCATCTGGAAGGGCCATTCATTAGCAAGAAAGTTCCCGGTGCCATGGATCCAAATCTATTTAGGCAAGCCAACAGAGATGACATCATGGAGCTTCTTAGTGAAGGCAAGGCTCTCATGGTTACCATGGCTCCTGAGATTGAAGGACATCTGGACATGATAGAACTTTTCGCCGGGTATGGCGTTAGTGTTTCTTTGGGCCACACGTCCACAGACTATGAAACAGCTGCCAAAGCCTATGCAAAAGGAGCGACCTCCATAACACACTATTTCAACGCCATGAGCCCCTTTCAACACAGGCAGCCAGGTCTCATAGGTGCGGGTTTACTTTATCCATTCTATTTACAGTTCATCGCAGATGGGGTTCACACGCACATTGCTACCATGAAAATCATGTGCAAGTACGTCAAAGATCGGCTGGTACTCATCACTGACGCCACCATGGCAGCAGGTTTAGGGAAACCAGGCAAGTACACTCTGGGGAATAGGACAATAATCGTCGACGAAACCTCAGCTAGGTTAGAAAATGGAACACTAGCTGGTTCAGTACTTACCATGGATAAGGGCTTTAGAAATCTTATTAACATCGGTGGGCTTTCTCTGCCAGAAGCTTTCACATGTGCATCGCTACTGCCTGCAAAGTCCATAGGCCTGAAGGATCGCGGAACCATAAAGAAAGGGTCCATGGCTGACATGGTAATTTTGAATAAAGAAACGCTCCAGGTGGAAGCCACCATAGGAGAGGGAAATCTCATCTATGCAAGAGCAGATTAG
- a CDS encoding Cof-type HAD-IIB family hydrolase: MQEQISNDKILEDIRDRLKDVKKLIVTDLDGTLLNNNSELPQEYVEEIKGMLSPEVKLTIASGRGYPSVKTFAYRFPIDVPVICEAGAVVVDPVTEEIIYQQFIEEDVVKAIIDHLVRKRYRCNLYLYRGNSMICYKRPEVPVFTEKEPAPVVNTDLSDIPPEAIVGVRKVSIILEEEYLNQLKEELRELLGDKIDVMRADDGCLDIMAIGVTKGSALQHMLQICGIDPEHVMAIGDNESDATMFDVVKFSVAVANADDFTKSKASFVTSSNEDKGVLLAIKHFLEAQND, translated from the coding sequence ATGCAAGAGCAGATTAGCAACGACAAGATCTTAGAGGACATAAGGGATAGGCTCAAGGACGTCAAGAAACTTATCGTTACAGACTTGGATGGCACCTTGCTAAACAATAACTCTGAGCTGCCGCAAGAGTATGTAGAAGAGATAAAGGGCATGCTAAGTCCAGAAGTGAAGTTAACAATCGCTTCTGGACGAGGCTACCCCTCGGTGAAAACCTTCGCATATAGATTCCCCATAGATGTGCCAGTCATATGCGAAGCTGGAGCAGTTGTTGTTGACCCCGTTACGGAGGAAATCATTTATCAGCAGTTTATCGAGGAAGATGTAGTAAAAGCTATCATAGACCATTTGGTAAGAAAGAGATACCGCTGCAACCTTTACCTATATCGGGGCAACAGCATGATTTGCTACAAAAGACCAGAAGTACCTGTGTTTACAGAAAAAGAGCCCGCTCCTGTGGTAAACACTGATCTTTCTGACATACCACCAGAAGCCATAGTCGGTGTAAGAAAAGTATCCATCATACTTGAGGAAGAGTATCTAAACCAATTAAAAGAAGAGCTCAGAGAACTTCTCGGTGACAAGATCGATGTTATGCGAGCAGATGATGGTTGTTTGGACATAATGGCAATTGGCGTCACAAAGGGCAGTGCTCTACAGCACATGTTGCAAATTTGCGGCATCGATCCTGAACATGTCATGGCCATTGGAGACAATGAAAGCGATGCCACCATGTTCGACGTGGTCAAGTTCTCTGTGGCCGTGGCTAATGCCGACGATTTTACGAAAAGTAAGGCTTCTTTTGTTACAAGTTCCAATGAAGATAAAGGAGTCTTGCTCGCTATAAAGCACTTCTTGGAGGCACAGAATGATTAA
- a CDS encoding neutral/alkaline non-lysosomal ceramidase N-terminal domain-containing protein: MIKYGYSQRTITPPLGIQMAGFLGQRKAEGVHDDLYAKALYLEFAEHQKFFLIALDTLAVSLDFSQAVTSQLESHTGIPKDHILIAATHTHSGPEGLQSTKLLTPDGKVQAVGNIDSTLFEYTVEQTVNSALESMKDVKSGKLLFGECPFTQRVFGNRRELNTEELLPTFKMLIIQSEDGSKALLYNFGCHPTVLHEQNHLISADFPGTVASLLTEQVNNLKFAVFFNGAAGDVSTRFYRQKSDFDEIERVAKVVQDSLIRCIPNTKEIDLDPDKFQAITIPVQLKIKQMPPMDVLRNMLRQAQEELQRARARGEQNLRPWESKVEGIESLIRTSTAVNGAQLIQTALHILDFGEVSFVGVPGELFSTLGKQIEEALKPKKVFVVGYASDYIGYIPDMSAYDEGGYETLSTLLQRGEGERIVEIIIEALRMPPS, translated from the coding sequence ATGATTAAATACGGATATTCTCAAAGAACTATTACACCCCCACTGGGAATACAAATGGCAGGATTTCTTGGGCAGAGAAAAGCAGAAGGTGTTCATGACGATCTTTACGCAAAAGCACTGTATTTGGAATTTGCCGAACACCAAAAGTTTTTCCTCATTGCGCTTGACACACTTGCCGTTTCTCTGGATTTCTCTCAAGCTGTTACTTCACAACTTGAGAGCCACACAGGCATTCCCAAAGACCATATTCTCATAGCTGCAACCCATACCCATTCAGGTCCTGAAGGGCTTCAAAGCACAAAACTCCTAACTCCTGATGGAAAAGTGCAGGCTGTGGGAAATATCGACAGCACTCTTTTTGAGTACACGGTGGAGCAGACTGTAAATAGTGCTTTGGAATCAATGAAAGATGTTAAATCAGGAAAGCTACTGTTTGGAGAATGCCCCTTTACTCAAAGGGTGTTTGGTAATCGCCGAGAGCTTAACACAGAGGAACTACTACCCACTTTCAAGATGCTAATAATACAGAGTGAAGACGGTAGCAAGGCATTGCTTTATAACTTCGGATGTCATCCCACCGTTTTACACGAGCAAAATCACTTAATAAGCGCTGATTTCCCTGGAACAGTTGCATCTTTGCTCACTGAGCAGGTAAATAACTTAAAGTTTGCCGTGTTCTTCAACGGCGCAGCAGGTGATGTCAGCACGCGCTTTTATCGGCAGAAATCCGATTTTGATGAGATAGAACGCGTCGCAAAGGTCGTACAAGACAGCTTGATAAGATGCATACCAAACACTAAAGAAATTGATTTAGACCCTGATAAGTTCCAAGCCATCACCATACCGGTTCAGTTGAAGATAAAGCAAATGCCACCCATGGATGTTCTTCGAAATATGCTAAGGCAGGCACAAGAAGAACTCCAGCGCGCCAGAGCAAGAGGAGAACAAAACCTTCGACCTTGGGAATCAAAGGTTGAAGGCATAGAGAGCTTAATAAGAACAAGCACTGCTGTAAATGGCGCTCAACTTATCCAAACAGCCTTACACATTCTGGATTTTGGAGAAGTAAGCTTTGTTGGTGTGCCAGGAGAGTTATTTTCCACATTGGGAAAGCAAATAGAAGAAGCACTAAAACCTAAGAAGGTTTTTGTTGTGGGGTATGCGTCTGATTACATTGGCTACATTCCCGACATGAGCGCCTATGATGAAGGTGGGTATGAAACCCTTTCCACCCTGCTGCAGCGTGGAGAAGGAGAAAGGATAGTTGAAATCATAATTGAGGCATTAAGAATGCCACCATCATAG
- a CDS encoding SIS domain-containing protein codes for MNEQEFRMLAEIEEVPEVLRRLIDRESDNVKAIASRIKQYAPEFALLSGRGSSDNACIYGQYAFQLIANLPSALSTGSVYTLYKNPPHISKALVVGVSQSGETDDVCETVKRAEEEGALTVGIANNQESTLYKLAGENAIYMQANKEESVCATKSFTASMASLLMLAYALADKPLDDVSLLTSVETILRHKEQVSALAQRYMLAQNLVILGTGLSYSAAKETALKLKEACYINAWGMSSVDFLHGPIAILSHMSPVIIFAPADATLPASLNVIERIKQVGAHVLVISDNEEALKLGDAWFELPSNHDLLYPFSEVTFAQLFAFYLARLRNINPDKPRYLSKVTQVEL; via the coding sequence GTGAACGAACAAGAATTTAGAATGTTAGCAGAAATCGAGGAAGTCCCTGAAGTACTAAGAAGGCTAATTGATCGGGAATCAGATAACGTTAAGGCAATTGCATCACGCATAAAACAGTATGCTCCAGAGTTCGCCTTGTTATCTGGCAGAGGTAGTTCAGACAACGCTTGCATTTATGGTCAGTATGCGTTTCAACTCATAGCGAACCTTCCTTCTGCGTTAAGTACTGGTTCTGTGTACACCCTGTACAAGAATCCACCTCATATATCCAAAGCTTTGGTAGTAGGCGTTTCGCAATCTGGAGAGACCGACGACGTATGTGAAACCGTAAAGCGTGCAGAAGAAGAAGGCGCTCTAACCGTTGGCATAGCAAATAACCAAGAGAGTACACTCTATAAACTAGCTGGTGAAAATGCCATCTACATGCAGGCGAACAAAGAGGAAAGTGTGTGCGCTACGAAAAGCTTTACCGCTTCTATGGCCTCTCTCCTCATGTTAGCTTATGCCTTGGCAGATAAACCCTTAGATGATGTATCGCTCCTTACTTCAGTAGAAACTATCTTAAGGCATAAAGAGCAAGTATCAGCCTTGGCACAAAGATACATGCTGGCACAGAACCTAGTGATTCTTGGCACAGGTCTTTCATACAGTGCCGCAAAGGAAACAGCTCTGAAACTTAAAGAGGCTTGTTACATAAATGCATGGGGCATGTCATCTGTGGACTTTTTGCATGGACCCATTGCCATTTTGAGCCACATGTCGCCCGTTATCATATTTGCACCAGCCGATGCCACATTACCTGCCAGCCTAAACGTCATAGAAAGGATTAAACAGGTGGGAGCACATGTGCTTGTAATTTCAGACAACGAAGAAGCTTTGAAGCTCGGTGATGCTTGGTTTGAACTGCCCTCTAACCATGACCTGCTCTATCCTTTCTCTGAAGTTACTTTTGCTCAGCTATTTGCGTTCTATTTGGCTCGCTTAAGAAACATTAACCCGGACAAACCTCGTTACCTAAGCAAGGTAACCCAGGTGGAACTGTGA